CGACCTGTTCTCGCCGCACCAGGACATCATCTCCCAGCGCATTGCCAGCCTGTACCGGCTGCCGGAGCTGAGCCACGGCATTCTCGTCGTACCGATCACCACCGCCCTGCACCGCCTGGCGCCAACCCGCTTTTTGCTGGGCAGCAGCCTGGTGCTGGACATCGGCCAGACCATCGACGTCGAGCAGATGCGCACACGCCTCGAAGCCAGCGGCTACCGCTGCGTCGACACGGTGTACGAGCATGGCGAATTCGCCGTGCGCGGCGCCCTGATCGACCTGTACCCCATGGGCAGCAAACTGCCCTACCGCATCGACCTGTTCGATGACGAAATCGAAACGCTGCGCACGTTCGACCCCGAGACCCAGCGTTCCATCGACAAGGTCGATTCGGTACGCCTGCTGCCGGCGCGCGAGTTCCCGATGCAAAAAGAGGAAGTGACCCGCTTCAAGGCACGCTTTCGCGAGCGCTTCGACGTGGACTTCCGCCGCAGCGCGATCTTCCAGGACCTGGCGAGCGGCATCATCCCCGCCGGCATCGAGTACTACCTGCCGCTGTTCTTCGAAGAAACCTCGACCCTGTTCGACTACCTGCCCAGCGACACCCAGGTGTTTTCCCTGCCGGGCGTCGAACAGGCCGCCGAGCACTTCTGGAACGACGTGCGCGGGCGCTACGAAGACCGCCGTGGCGACCTGAGCCGGCCGCTGCTGCCGCCTGCCGAGCTGTTCCTGCCGGTGGAAGACTGTTTCGCCCAGCTCAAGCAATGGCCCCGGGTGGTGGTCAGCGCCGAAGACCTCGACCCTGGCGCCGGCCGTGAACGCTTCCCGGCACGCCCCCTGCCAGAGCTTGCCATCGAAGCCAAGGCCAACCAGCCGCTGGCAGCGCTGGCAAGCTTCCTCGACCAGTTCCCCGGCCGCGTACTGTTCACCGCAGAATCTGCGGGCCGTCGCGAAGTGCTGCTGGAGCTGCTCGAACGCCTGAAGCTGCGCCCGCACACCGTCGAAGGCTGGACCGACTTCATCACCGGCTCTGAGCGCCTGGCGATCACCATCGCCCCGCTCGACGAAGGCCTGGTGCTGGACGACCCGGCCATTGCCCTGATCGCCGAGAGCCCGTTGTTCGGCCAGCGCGTGATGCAGCGCCGGCGCCGCGACAAACGCGGCGAGGCGGCCAACGACGCCGTGATCAAGAACCTCACCGAGCTGCGCGAAGGCGCGCCGGTGGTGCACATCGACCATGGCGTGGGCCGCTACCTGGGCCTGGCCACCCTGGAGATCGACGGCCAGGCCGCCGAGTTCCTCACCCTGGAATACGCCGAGGGCGCCAAGCTTTACGTGCCGGTGGCCAACCTGCACCTGATCGCCCGCTACACCGGCAGCGATGACGCCCTGGCGCCGCTGCACCGGCTTGGCTCCGAGGCTTGGCAGAAGGCCAAGCGCAAGGCCGCCGAACAGGTGCGCGATGTTGCCGCCGAATTGCTCGATATCTACGCCCGCCGCGCCGCGCGCAAGGGCTACGCTTTCGCCGACCCGGCCGCCGACTACGCCACCTTCAGCGCCGGCTTCCCCTTCGAAGAAACCCCCGACCAGCAGAACGCCATCGAAGCGGTGCGCGCCGACATGCTCGCGGCCAAGCCGATGGACCGCCTGGTGTGTGGCGATGTTGGCTTCGGCAAGACCGAAGTGGCCATGCGCGCCGCGTTCATCGCCGTGCACAGTGGCCGCCAGGTGGCCGTGCTGGTGCCGACTACCCTGCTCGCCCAGCAGCACTACAACAGCTTCCGCGACCGCTTCGCCGACTGGCCGGTGACGGTCGAGGTGATGAGCCGCTTCAAATCCGCCAAGGAAGTAGCCAGCGCGGCGGCGGACCTGGCCGAAGGCAAGATCGACATCCTCATCGGCACCCACAAGCTGCTGCAGGACGATGTGCGTTTCAAAGACCTGGGCCTCGTGGTAATCGACGAAGAGCACCGTTTTGGCGTGCGCCAGAAAGAGCAGCTCAAGGCGCTGCGCAGCGAAGTGGATATTCTCACCCTGACCGCCACGCCGATTCCGCGCACGCTGAACATGGCCGTGGCCGGCATGCGCGACCTGTCGATCATCGCCACGCCGCCCGCGCGGCGCCTGTCGGTGCGCACTTTCGTCATGGAGCATAACAACAGCACGGTCAAAGAAGCCCTGCTGCGTGAACTGCTGCGCGGCGGCCAGGTGTACTACCTGCACAACGACGTGAAAACCATCGAGAAGTGCGCCGCAGACCTCGCCGAACTGGTCCCGGAAGCGCGCATCGGCATCGGCCACGGCCAGATGCGCGAGCGCGAGCTGGAACAGGTGATGAGCGACTTCTACCACAAGCGCTTCAACGTGCTGATCGCCTCGACCATCATCGAGACTGGCATCGACGTGCCCAGCGCCAACACCATCGTCATCGAACGCGCCGACAAGTTCGGCCTGGCCCAGTTGCACCAGTTGCGTGGCCGGGTCGGTCGTAGCCACCACCAGGCCTACGCCTACCTGCTGACACCCGCGCGTCAAAAGGTCAGCAGCGACGCCGAGAAACGCCTGGAGGCCATCGCCAACACCCAGGACCTGGGCGCCGGCTTTGTCCTGGCCACCAACGACCTGGAAATCCGCGGCGCCGGCGAACTGCTGGGCGAAGGCCAGAGCGGGCAGATCCAGGCCGTGGGCTTTACCCTCTACATGGAAATGCTCGAACGCGCGGTCAAGGCCATCCGCAAGGGTGCCCAGCCAAACCTTGAGCAGCCGCTGGGTGGCGGCCCGGAGATCAACCTGCGCCTGCCGGCCCTGATCCCCGAGGACTACCTGCCCGATGTGCATGCACGCCTGATCCTCTACAAACGCATTGCCTCGGCCGCCGACGAAGAAGGCCTCAAGGACCTGCAGGTAGAGATGATCGACCGCTTCGGCCTGTTGCCGGAGCCGACCAAGAACCTGATGCGCCTGACCTCGCTCAAGTTGCAGGCGGAAAAGCTCGGCATCAAGAAAGTCGATGCCGGCCCCAATGGCGGCAAGCTCGAGTTCGAGGGCGAAACCCCGGTCGATCCGCTGACCTTGATCAAGCTGATCCAGGGCCAACCCAAACGCTACAAGTTCGAAGGCGCCACCCAGTTCCGTTTCCTGGTACCGATGGAACGCCCCGACGAACGTTTCAATACCCTTGAGGCGCTGTTCGAGCGCCTGACCCCACAGTCTGCCTAAGGAAGATCCATGCGTGCCATCCGTTGCCTGACCCTGCTGCTGGCGCTGTTCGCGCCAGCCGCCTTCGCCGAAGGCCTGTATCAGGTAGAAATGCTCCTGGTGCGGCAAAACAGCGTCCCCGCCTTCACCAGCCCGTTCGCGCCCGAAGACTGGAGCGCCGGCGCCCCGCGCCTGGACAAGGGCGCCGAGCGCCCGCTGGGGCTGGACGATGAAACCACCCGCCTGCAGGCCACCGCCGACTACACCGTGCTGATGCACAAGGCCTGGCAGCAGCAGGTCGGCAGCGAGCCCAGCCGCATCGCCCTGGGCGAGGGTGAAGAGCAGTTCGGCCACTTCCCCATCGAAGGCAACCTGAGCATCGCCGAAGGCCGCTTCATCGCCGTGGAAGCCAACTTCTGGGTCAACCAGCTCGATGGCAACGGCAGTGTGCTGCGCAGCGAGCAGTTCAAGCAGAGCAACAGCAACGTCAAGGGCGGCCAGTTGACCTTCCTCGACGGCGGGCACCTGGCGGTGCTGCTGAAGGTGACACCGGCAGGGATGCGCAAACTGCCGCAGATGGACCCGGAGATGATGGAGCAGTGATGTGAGCGAGAGCGATGCGCAGTTTTTTGTCCGGGAACATAACGGATGGACGTTCACGTTTGATCGCAAAACCCTGCAACGCGGCCTCGACTATGCCGAGGAAGGTAGAAGCGAAATCGTATCGATCCTGGACCTGACCATCCGCGCTCAATGCCTGGGCTCTGGAGGCCGCGCCTACTACCAACGCATCACGCTGGACATGACCGAGGACGGCCTTCAATGCGAGGGGACGTGCTCGTGCCCGGTGGGTGGCAATTGCAAACACTGTGCGGCAGCGCTCTATGTACTGCAACGCGGCCCGGACTATGCCGAGGGCACGCCTGACGAGCCCCTTGCCGCCCCCCAATCAGCGCAGCACTCACTTGAACTGCCCCCCGAACTTGCGCACTGGGTCGAGGCACTGGAAGTACCGGCGCCCCCCGCCACGGAACCTGCCAAGCGTAAGGGGCCTGCACTCTACTACGTGGTGAGCAACCACCATGGCCGCTGCATGCTCAGCGTGTTCAAAGGTTCCCGGCAGGCCGATGACACCCTGAAGCTGGGCCGCCCCAACTCGATGCCCGAGCTCATCTACTACACGCCCAAGTACGTGACCGATGAGGACTTGCGCGCCCTGCGGCTGATCGACGCCCTCAGCAAGGATTACAGCCTGCCCATTGCACGCCTGGAAGGCAAAAAGGGCGCCGAGCTCTACGAATATGCGCTCGCCACTGGCCGCTTGCTGTACGACCAACAAGAGACACCATTGGCTGAAGGCCCCGACCTGCAGGCTGAGTTTCGCTGGATGCGGCTGGACAACGGCAGCTATCGCGGCGCCTGGCACCATGATGACAGCGCCCACACACTGGCACTGCCGCTCGACCCGCTCTACTACGTGGACACCCAAACCAGGCAGACAGGCAAGCTGCTGCATGACCTTGACCCGTTCATTGCCAGCCAACTGGCCAGCGCACCAACGGTCCCCGAACACCTGATCATCCCCTTGAGCCATCGCTTGAACGCATTGAATCGTCAGGTCCCGACCCCTACCACCGTGCGTAGCGAACAGATCGACAACATCGAGCCTCGCCCTCACCTGACCCTGGGCAGCTTAGAGTTCAGCGCCTACACGCCCAAGACCGGCCGCATGCAACGCCAGATGCAGCACCGCGCTGCGCTCTCGTTCGACTACGATGGCCTGCGTGCCAGCGGCAACGACGACAAACCACTGACCCGCCTGGTGGACGCCACCAGCCAGCGCATTCGTCGCCAGCCCAAGACCGAGCAGGCGTTGCGCAAGACGCTACGCGACCTGGGCTTCAAGGCCGCCACCCGGCAAAGCAAGGCCCTGCCCGACAGCGCCGGCGAAATGCACCAACTGCCCGATGACGAGGCCTGGCTGCACTTCGCCCGCAACGGCCTGGCGCGCCTGCGTGAAGCCGGCTGGGTAATCGACATCCACCGCGATTTTGCCTTCAACCTGCAAGAGGTGGACGACTGGTACGCCAGCATCGACGAAGCCCCTGGGCATGAATGGTTCGACCTGGAACTGGGCATCGTGGTCGATGGCCAGCGCCACAGCCTGCTGCCGATCGTGCTGCAGCTGCTGCGCAGCAGCCCGGAACTGCTGCGCCCCAACGAACTGGCCCGGCGCAGCGACGACGAACACTTGCTGATCGACCTTAACCGTGGCCGCCTCGACAGCCCCGCACTGCGCGTTGCCCTGCCCTACGGCCGGATCAAGGCGGTGATGGGCACCCTTGGTGAACTCTACCTGCATGAAGACGCCGCGGGCCCGTCGCTGCGCCTGGACCGGGCCGATGCCGCGCGCCTGAACGAACTCGATCATTTACCCCTGCACTGGGAAGGCGGCGCGCATGTGCGCGACCTGGGCAAACGCCTGCGCGATGCGCGCGACCTGCAGGTCGAACCGCCCGAGCAACTGAATGCCACCCTGCGCCCTTATCAGCAACAAGGCCTGAACTGGATGCAGGCCCTGCGCGAAATGGGCACCGGCGGTATCCTCGGCGACGACATGGGCCTGGGCAAGACCCTGCAGACCCTGGCCCATCTGTTGCTCGAAAAACAGTCCGGGCGCCTGACCACCCCTGCCCTGGCCGTGATGCCGACCAGCCTGGTACCGAACTGGCTCGACGAGGCTGAACGCTTTGCCCCCGACCTGCGCGTCCTGGCACTGCATGGCCCGGGGCGCAGCAAGCATTTCGCCACGCTGCACGATTACGACTTGGTGCTCACCACCTACGCCCTCGCCCCCCGCGACCTCGAACACTTGCGTACGCAGCACTGGCACGTACTGGTGCTCGATGAGGCGCAGAACATCAAAAGCAGCACCAGCAAGGCCGCCCTCGCCGTCTGCGAGCTGCAGGCCGAGCAACGCCTGTGCCTGACCGGCACGCCCATGGAAAACAACCTCGGCGAGCTGTGGTCGATCTTCCACTTCCTGATGCCCGGCTGGCTGGGCGACCTTAAGCGGTTCAACCAGGATTACCGCACCCCCATCGAACGTCATGGCGACGCTGAGCGCCTAGCCCACCTGGCCAACCGCATCCGCCCGTTCCTGCTGCGCCGCACCAAGGAACAGGTGGCCACCGAACTGCCCGCCAAGACCGAGATGGTCCACTGGGTCGAGCTCAGCGATGCCCAGCGCGATACCTACGAGGCCGTGCGCGTGGCCATGGACAAGAAGGTGCGCGACGAGATCGCCCGCAACGGCGCCTCCCGCAGCCAGATCGTCATCCTCGACGCCCTGCTCAAGTTGCGCCAGGTGTGCTGCGACCTGCGCCTGGTGAAGGGCGTGGAAACCAAAGGCAACCAGGCCGACAAAGGCAAGCTCGGCGCTTTGCTGGAAATGCTCGAAGAATTGCTCAGCGAAGGCCGCCGGGTACTGTTGTTCTCCCAGTTCACCTCGATGCTGGCACTGATCGAGCAAGAGCTGCAGAAGCGCAACGTCCGTTACAGCCTGCTGACCGGCGACACCCGTGACCGTCGCACACCGGTGCAGGAATTCCAGCGCGGGGACAGCGAGGTGTTCCTGATTAGCCTCAAGGCGGGCGGTACCGGGCTGAACCTGACTGCCGCGGACACGGTGATCCACTTCGACCCCTGGTGGAACCCGGCCAGCGAGAACCAGGCCACCGACCGCGCCTACCGCATAGGCCAGGACAAGCCGGTGTTCGTGTTCAAACTGATCACCCGCGGCACGGTGGAAGAGAAGATCCAGCAGTTGCAGCAGGAGAAGGCCGCGCTGGCGGCAAGCCTGCTCGATGGCGGGCAGGCGGGGCAGTGGCGGCTGGGGGATGATGAGATCGAGGCACTGTTTGCCCCCTTGCCCGGGAAGCGCGGCCGCTAGCAGTCAGTACCGGCCTCTTCGCGGGGCAAGCCCGCTCCCACAAAAAATGTACAGCCCTCAAGAGCGGTGCAGTCCTGTGGGAGGAGAAGGCCCGCGCTGGCGGCAAGTCTGCTCGATGGCGGGCAGGCGGGGCAGTGGCGGCTGGGGGATGATGAGATCGAGGCACTGTTTGCCCCCTTGCCCGGGAAGCGCGGCCGCTAGCAGTCAGTACCGGCCTCTTCGCGGGGCAAGCCCGCTCCCACAAAAAATGTACAGCCCTCAAGAGCAGTGCAGTCCTGTGGGAGCGGGCTTGCCCCGCGAAGAGGCCAGATCAGTCAATCGACCAGCTGAGCCTCGCGCAACGCCCCCAGCGCCTCCAGCCAACGCGGCTGCTGACGATAATCGGTACGCGCAAAGCCCTGCCCTCGCATCCGCGCAATGCGCGGTGAAGGCTTGACCTTCAGCCGCTGCGCCGCACTCAGCGCCAGTTCCGCCGCCGCCCGGTCATTGCACACCAGGCCCATGTCGCAACCAGCACTCAAGGCCGCCTCGATCCGGTTGGCCGCATCCCCGACCACGTGCGCACCGGCCATGGACAGGTCGTCACTGAAGATCACCCCGTCAAAGCCCAGCTCACCCCGCAGGATGTCCTGCAGCCAACGCCGCGAGAAACCGGCCGGCTGGTTGTCGACCTGCGGATAGATCACATGGGCCGGCATGACGGCTGCCAACTGCCCGCTGAGCCGGGTGAACGGCACCAGGTCCGCCTGACGCAACTGCTCAAGGCTGCGCTCGTCTGTGGGGATGGCCACGTGCGAGTCGGCCTCAGCCCAACCATGCCCCGGGAAGTGCTTGCCGCAGGCCGCCATACCCGCAGCGTTCATGCCACGGATGAAGGCCGCCGCAAGCTGGGTGGCACGCTGCGGGTCACCTTCAAAGGCGCGGCTGCCGACCACCGCGCTACGCTGGTGATCCAGGTCGAGCACCGGCGCAAAGCTCAGGTCCAGGCCTACCGCCAACACCTCGGTGGCCATCAACCAACCACAGTGCTCCGCCAGAGACTCGGCGTTGTCATTGTCGGCCAGCGCACGCATGGCCGGCAGGCGCACGAACCCTTGGCGCAGCCGCTGAACCCGGCCACCTTCCTGATCGACCGCCAGGATCAAGTCAGGGCGAATCGCACGAATGGATGCACACAGTTCGCGCACCTGGCGCGGGCTGTCGATATTGCGGGCAAAGATGATCAGGCCGGCTACTTCTGGTTGGCGCAGCAGGTGACGGTCTTCGGCGGTCAGCCATTTACCGGCGATGTCCACCATCAGGGAGCCTTGCAGGCTGACGGTCATGGGAAATCCTTCATAGAAGACTTAAAGAAGCCCACTGGGGGCAAGCGGCCTGTTCGATACGCACCCGGCAATGGGCCGGCACCCGGTCGAACAGGTCAAGTAGATCGGTACTGTGCAGGCGTATGCAGCCATGGGACAGCGGCACGCCTAAAGGTTCGCTCAGAGGGGTGCCATGCAGGTAGATATAGCGACGGAACGTGTCAACGGCGCCCAAGCGGTTGACGCCCGGCTCGCAGCCGCTGAGCCAAAGGATACGGGTGAGGATCCAGTCACGCCCAGGGAACTGCGCATGCAGCTCGGGCGACCACACCTCACCGGTCCAGCGCCGCCCACGCAACACAGCGTTCAGCGGCAGGCCCGCGCCAATTTTCGCCCGCACCTGATGCAGACCTCGCGGGGTGCAGCCCGAGCCGTTGCGTTCGCCAGCCCCGTTGCGCGCCGTGGAGACAGCCAGGCGCAGGCACAACCGGCCCTGGGAGAACCCATAGAGGCATTGGTCGGCAAGGGAGATGTGCAAAAGATCGAGATCGGGCATGGGCGCTAGCTTAGCCGAAGCGCCCTGCCCCGCCCAGCCTTCAGGCCTTGGCGGTGGTTGCGCTGCTGCTGGCCTTGCTGCGTGGGCGCAGTTGGGCCGCCGCCATCGCTTCGTCGGTGACCCCGCTGTCGGCGCGCATGCCTGCAGCCAGGAACGGCACCATCAGGCGCATGACCTGCTCAATCGAGGTATTGATGCCGAAATCGGTCTCGGCGATAGCGCGCAAGGCCTTGATCCCGGACATGCTGAACGCCGCGGCGCCGAGCATGAAATGCACGCGCCAGAACAGCTCCAGTGGCGGAACCCGTGGCGCAGCCTCGTTGACCAGCAGCATGTAGCGGCGGAACACCTTGCCGTACATGTCTTCCAGGTAACGACGCAGGTGCCCCTGGCTCTGGCTGAAGGCCAGCCCCAAGAGGCGCATGAAGATGGACAGGTCGTTGTTGCTGCGCGGCTGCACGGCCAGCGCCTGCTCGACGAGCATTTCGAGCAGTTCTTCGAGGCTGGGCTTTTGCTCCGGGCGCGCCTGACGGCGCTCCAGCTCACGCTCCAGGCTGGCACAGAACGGCCCGAGGAAACGCGAGAATACCGCCTGGATAAGGGCCTTTTTGGAACCGAAGTGGTAGTTGACCGCTGCCAGGTTCACCCCGGCCTTGCTGGTAATCAGCCGCAACGACGTTTCTGCGAACCCTCTTTCTGCGAACAACTGCTCGGCAGCATCGAGAATGCGTTCAACGGTTTCGGATTGGGCCATGATTATTCCGCCAGACAAACAGGTGTTTGAAACATACGTTTCAAGCCTGCTTCTGTCAAGGCTCGGTGACTGGGCGGTCGCCATTTAAAAACGCCCACGAGCAAGCTGCAAGCGCCATTCTGGTTGTTTCTTCGTGCAGGGTGCTTGCAGCCTATCCAGTACTGTATATAATTCCAGTCACTGTATAAAAAGACAGAGCGCTCACCATGTTGAAACTGACGCCACGCCAAGCTGAAATTCTCGCGTTCATCAAACGTTGCCTTGAAGACAACGGCTTTCCACCGACACGCGCTGAAATCGCTCAGGAGCTGGGCTTCAAATCGCCCAACGCCGCCGAAGAGCACCTGAAGGCCCTTGCTCGCAAAGGCGCCATCGAGATGACCCCGGGCGCATCCCGCGGCATCCGTATCCCGGGGTTCGAGGCCAAGGCCGAAGAAAGCGGCCTGCCGATCATCGGCCGGGTCGCGGCCGGTGCGCCAATTCTCGCCGAGCAGCACATCGAGCAATCCTGCAACATCAACCCTGCCTTCTTCCACCCTCGCGCCGATTATTTGCTACGCGTGCACGGCATGAGCATGAAGGATGTCGGCATCTTCGACGGTGACCTGCTGGCGGTGCACACCTGCCGCGAGGCCCGTAATGGCCAGATCGTCGTCGCCCGCATCGGTGACGAAGTGACCGTCAAGCGCTTCAAGCGCGAAGGTACCAAGGTCTGGCTGGTTGCCGAAAACCCCGAATTCGCCCCCATCGAAATCAACCTGAAAGAACAGGAGTTGGTGATCGAGGGCTTGAGCGTCGGCGTCATTCGCCGCTGATCCAGGAGGCGCCATGCAGCAGTTCATTCACGCACCCGAGCAAGCCCAGTTGCCATTGTTCGAAGCATTCCTTGCCCAGCCCATTCTGCCGGGCCTGAAAGCCAGCGAGCAGGAACGCAAGAGCAGCCAGCCCGAGCTGTTCAGCGAGCTGTCGCTGCGCGGCGCTGCCGGGCAGTGCCAGAGCCTGTTGGCGCCGGTGCTGCGCGAACTGAGCGAAGAGGACGATGCCCGCTGGTTGACCCTGATCGCCCCACCCACGAGCCTGACCCAGGCCTGGCTGCGAGATGCCGGCCTCAACCGCGAGCGCATCCTGCTGCTGCACCCTCGTGGCAACCAAAGCCCACTGCAACTGACCTGCGAAGCGCTGCGCCTGGGCCGCAGCCACACCGTGGTCAGCTGGCTTGGCAGCGTCAATGCCAGCGCGCGTCAACTGCTGCTGCGCTCTGCCAGTGCCGGAAACGCACAAAGCCTGAACATCCGCCTCGGCTGATGTTCAGGCTTTGCCTGTCATTCAGAAACCGCTGATGCCATGCACCGGGGTCAATGCAGAACGCGAGGGCCTTCGTCGCGTTCGAGCTCGCCATCCATCAGCCGGCCCGCCATCTGCACACCGACACTGAGCATGGCCTTGGCCACTTCCACATGCTGACCCTGCAGGAACGCCTTGGCGTCTTCCGAGAAATCCAGGGTTACCAGAGAGCCCTCATCCTCCGCACGACGCAGTTCGATCCGGCCATCAGGCAACTCGACAATTTCCAGAAAAGACGTAGACATAAAAGGCTGTTCTCCACGAAAGGCCAGCATTGTATCAGCCGCGGCGGCTATCAGCACTCACTCAACGCGTCACGGAAACGTCTCACCAAGCTTTTAAGGTTGCTCCGCCAGCTTTCCAGCGTTTCTCGCGACAGTGCTGGCTGCTCGGGTTCATCGAGATTGACGGCCTGAATCAGCGGCTGAGTGACATCGGTTTTAGGCGTTTTCTTCGCGACCGGTGGTCGGAACAAATCGGCATAAGCACTGAGCAGTTGCGCCAGCCAGGTTTCGCGTTGACGGGCCAATTCCAACAGTTCGGCCACCTCGGGGATGGCGATGCCATTCAGCGCATCGTCGGCAAGCAGTTGCTCGACACTTGGCCCTGCCGACAGGCGATAGAAGCCACCGATCTCATGGCACAGGCCCAGAAGCGCGCCGTACAGG
The sequence above is drawn from the Pseudomonas putida genome and encodes:
- a CDS encoding DUF6586 family protein, which produces MAQELYTRTNQKLFFAGLALESMAKAEQGQAMNAQGLVQAERESALFHLYGALLGLCHEIGGFYRLSAGPSVEQLLADDALNGIAIPEVAELLELARQRETWLAQLLSAYADLFRPPVAKKTPKTDVTQPLIQAVNLDEPEQPALSRETLESWRSNLKSLVRRFRDALSEC